One region of Cottoperca gobio chromosome 19, fCotGob3.1, whole genome shotgun sequence genomic DNA includes:
- the LOC115024763 gene encoding somatostatin receptor type 2 codes for MDASFLSGVDYNDTYVDEHLFFKDHIDGFGITMAILYSVVCILGLTGNSLVIIVILKLDKMSSSTTVYIFNLALADGLFMVGLPFIVSQNFLNQWMFGDIVCKVVMVLDGINQFTSVFCLTAMSIDRYMALADPLRFARWRTPRFAKFVSAFLWLFSLLTILPMALHFSTDRGLCLPDLGSDDWWIGVLSYTFVMGFALPFTVMTASYTALLLTMRSQRVRAATTSNYESNRVERQVTKMVVAVVLVFGMCWLPFYTLNFCALYQTGLVLTFARAFEFVVLLSYSWSCANPILYACFSDTFRRHFRTLLCPVPKSSPSMQCNTERYDLNDSGVRDVTILA; via the coding sequence ATGGACGCCTCGTTTCTATCTGGTGTAGACTACAACGACACGTACGTGGACGAGCATTTATTCTTTAAGGACCATATTGATGGCTTCGGCATCACGATGGCGATACTCTACTCGGTGGTTTGCATCCTGGGACTCACTGGAAACTCTCTCgtcattattgtcattttgaaacTGGACAAAATGTCATCTTCCACAACGGTGTACATTTTCAACCTGGCGCTAGCCGATGGACTCTTCATGGTTGGTCTTCCCTTCATAGTGAGCCAGAACTTCCTGAATCAGTGGATGTTTGGCGACATAGTGTGCAAAGTGGTCATGGTGCTGGACGGCATCAACCAGTTCACCAGCGTCTTCTGTCTGACGGCGATGAGCATCGACCGCTACATGGCGCTGGCCGACCCCCTCCGGTTCGCCCGTTGGAGAACGCCACGCTTTGCCAAGTTCGTCTCGGCGTTCCTGTGGCTGTTCTCGCTCCTCACCATCCTCCCCATGGCGCTTCACTTCTCCACTGATCGAGGCCTGTGTTTACCGGACCTCGGTTCGGACGACTGGTGGATCGGCGTCTTGTCTTACACCTTCGTCATGGGGTTTGCTTTGCCGTTCACGGTCATGACGGCCTCCTATACGGCGCTGCTGCTCACAATGAGATCCCAGCGGGTCCGAGCGGCGACAACGTCAAACTACGAGAGCAACCGTGTGGAGCGCCAGGTCACCAAGATGGTGGTCGCGGTGGTGTTGGTGTTCGGGATGTGCTGGCTGCCATTTTACACCTTGAACTTCTGCGCTCTGTATCAAACAGGCCTGGTTCTGACCTTCGCCAGAGCGTTTGAGTTTGTGGTCCTGCTGTCGTACTCATGGAGCTGCGCTAACCCCATTCTCTACGCCTGCTTCTCCGACACCTTCAGGAGGCACTTCCGCACACTCCTCTGCCCCGTCCCCAAGTCATCTCCCAGCATGCAGTGCAACACTGAACGGTATGACCTAAATGACAGCGGTGTGCGGGATGTGACCATTCTGGCATAG